A region from the Brassica napus cultivar Da-Ae chromosome C8, Da-Ae, whole genome shotgun sequence genome encodes:
- the LOC125591712 gene encoding uncharacterized protein LOC125591712, with amino-acid sequence MVLKADGGYESQDEAELVLDASDEEVVDYAEASELLVTRRSLSVLFDPETIQRENIFHTRCSVEQKVCSLIIDGGSCTNVASKYLVDKLGMTKTPHLRPYRLKWLNDKTELKIFEQVVVPFRIGKYHDQVKCDVVPMQAGHILLGWPWQFDKETIHHGRTNIYSFTHNNKKHNPAPLSPQEVHDMQKAMDQAGKVSKANIYLTSGQVLKSLHNETQVLLMIFKEGCFAGFEVQELPSGIQELMERYKDVFPDDVPAGLPPIRGIEHQVDLVPGAPLPNRAAYHVNPEEAKELERQVQELMDKGYIRESLSPCAVPVLLVPKKDGTWRMCVDCRAINNITIKYRYQYLD; translated from the coding sequence ATGGTCCTCAAAGCTGATGGAGGGTATGAATCACAAGATGAGGCCGAGTTGGTACTTGATGCATCTGATGAAGAGGTGGTTGATTACGCTGAGGCCAGTGAACTACTGGTAACCAGACGTTCCCTCAGTGTCCTTTTTGATCCCGAGACCATCCAAAGAGAAAACATCTTTCATACAAGATGTAGCGTGGAACAAAAGGTATGTAGTCTAATCATAGATGGTGGTTCTTGTACTAACGTGGCCAGCAAGTACCTTGTTGATAAGCTAGGTATGACCAAAACTCCCCATCTGCGACCATACCGACTCAAGTGGCTCAATGATAAGACTGAGCTCAAGATATTCGAACAAGTTGTTGTGCCCTTCAGAATTGGTAAGTATCATGATCAGGTCAAGTGCGATGTTGTCCCCATGCAAGCCGGCCACATCCTCCTAGGATGGCcatggcagtttgacaaggagactatCCATCACGGCCGGACCAACATCTACAGCTTCacacacaacaacaagaagcataACCCGGCACCCCTCAGCCCCCAAGAGGTTCATGACATGCAGAAAGCAATGGACCAAGCCGGCAAGGTAAGTAAGGCTAACATATACCTTACTTCTGGCCAAGTGCTTAAATCTTTACACAATgagacacaggtgctactaatgatctttaaggaaggttgttttgcagggTTTGAGGTCCAAGAGTTACCATCTGGAATACAAGAACTCATGGAACGTTATAAGGATGTCTTCCCAGATGACGTACCAGCCGGGCTACCCCCTATCCGTGGCATAGAACACCAGGTCGATCTCGTGCCAGGGGCGCCTCTACCAAACCGAGCCGCTTACCATGTTAATCCTGAAGAAGCCAAGGAGTTGGAAAGGCAGGTCCAAGAGCTCATGGACAAAGGCTACATTCGGGAAAGCCTCAGCCCATGTGCGGTGCCAGTTTTATTAGTTCCCAAGAAGGACGGTAcatggcgcatgtgtgtggactgccgagctatcaacaacataaccatcaaatatcggtaccaatacctagattag